From one Musa acuminata AAA Group cultivar baxijiao chromosome BXJ2-6, Cavendish_Baxijiao_AAA, whole genome shotgun sequence genomic stretch:
- the LOC135614990 gene encoding chemocyanin-like, with product MTSPPLPLHFRVFFRLLTPRFLPLVHNHNAHKRPPLLSVAPHILSCSSVVGVMAQGRGSAVAMGLALLCLLVHSEVARAATFVVGDSGGWTFSTAGWPSGKRFTAGDVLEFRYNPWAHNVVAVSAAGYRSCSASPAARVFTSGNDRVTLARGTNHFICSLAGHCESGMKIAVTAV from the exons ATGACATCACCACCCCTTCCCCTCCATTTCCGTGTCTTCTTTCGCCTGCTCACACCGCGATTTCTTCCGCTTGTCCATAACCACAATGCCCATAAGAGGCCACCTCTTCTTTCCGTCgctccacacatcctctcctgctCGTCTGTTGTAGGGGTGATGGCTCAGGGAAGGGGCAGTGCCGTGGCGATGGGGCTCGCTTTGCTCTGCCTCCTTGTCCACAGCGAGGTCGCCCGGGCCGCCACCTTCGTCGTGGGCGACAGCGGCGGCTGGACCTTCAGCACCGCCGGTTGGCCCAGCGGGAAGCGCTTTACGGCCGGCGACGTACTCG AGTTCAGGTACAACCCTTGGGCACACAACGTGGTGGCAGTGAGCGCGGCGGGGTACAGGAGCTGCTCGGCTTCTCCGGCCGCGCGGGTCTTCACCTCCGGGAACGACCGCGTCACGCTGGCCCGGGGGACGAACCACTTCATCTGCAGCCTCGCCGGCCACTGCGAGTCCGGCATGAAGATTGCCGTCACCGCCGTGTAG
- the LOC103988024 gene encoding nuclear pore complex protein NUP88 — MTRIAAPDDDDGSGSPPPSTPPPPSASAKRDAFLLVTPGKHSISSSAYEGGCRYAPFPPTPPSVDSAKRSPLQWVPLDKHPFFSSTQSSGKSPRDSRRSSNLLAWDAASSLLYAWDPVARCVLRLSLRFRDADPHFSPSSSPSSAVLEAAIPPEVLMPDFQMESVVDQISLNVDGSLLLLVGSDSLRVMYLSKKTSPTDQRSCKTASVASQLFSGKNNGLQTLQASWHPYSRSHFGVLSSDSVFRLFDLSSDVERAEQEYYLQPTEPVRCKKAASFCPVAFSFGGQHLWDTFSIFIVFSDGSVYILCPVVPFGSICRRTHIEEIYEDINMFGLNSSDLKAVSNSRLAIDWLEATFPELADQSAEGGSTLVSTAHPYAPIDASLSLQGPLTKVYLREGNNKSEVESIAGGEGRVVDFLYRSIGKDSILVIAWSSGQLQIDALADEVQPQWNVGPSPRLHLDSYGHIKGVAMICDSSSEEIPISKFCPPGSNISMANRSNLGHPPPLLRLAIVDLALSKNVLECCPLSLFPDPLLDQTFYCLHGGGIDLIALQFLPFTNLIPDTDMIGKPPFVYPILNTCSSESSESCSSVLFGFVAIADLYGHSQILSLSTSYEFIVLEVKAWNELLHLHDDNDKRSAVDVEASLPEVISKDLLIGPKAIAIPSSTTLRSLTADSIEGRSTLHHYIKLFRENYVEYAHKVYVELKEHAGYLQTFLNDQNKRLREAKQSILNIEAKEADIRNRIDRSFKVYELLDQRLQNFRNLPATNKKPLSRAEHEFKAELDRFADVELDALHSAIQALNARLKRFYQSSSPASATPRSRKNVSNTQLSQIKSSLEMLSLLNKENSKKVKLIEHGLKSHEK, encoded by the exons ATGACGAGGATAGCAGCACCCGACGATGACGACGGCAGCGGCTCCCCTCCTCCTTCTACTCCTCCACCTCCGTCTGCTTCCGCCAAGAGAGATGCCTTTCTGTTGGTGACCCCCGGCAAGCACTCGATCTCCTCATCTGCTTATGAGGGCGGCTGCCGCTACGCTCCTTTTCCTCCTACCCCTCCTTCAGTCGATTCCGCCAAGAGATCTCCCCTTCAGTGGGTGCCTCTCGACAAGCACCCGTTTTTCTCCTCTACCCAGAGCAGCGGCAAATCGCCCAGAGATAGCCGCAGAAGTAGCAACCTCTTGGCTTGGGATGCCGCCTCCTCGCTGCTCTACGCGTGGGATCCCGTCGCACGTTGCGTTCTTCGTCTCTCCTTACGATTCCGGGACGCCGACCCTCATTTCTCGCcttcctcctccccttcttcagcGGTCTTGGAGGCAGCCATTCCCCCTGAG GTTTTGATGCCAGATTTCCAGATGGAATCAGTGGTTGATCAAATTTCTCTCAATGTAGATGGATCATTATTGCTTCTTGTTGGATCTGACAGTCTGAGAGTCATGTATCTATCCAAAAAGACCTCTCCAACTGATCAAAGATCTTGCAA GACAGCTTCTGTTGCTTCTCAATTATTTTCTGGCAAAAACAATGGATTACAAACTTTACAAGCATCATGGCATCCATACAGCAGAAGTCATTTTGGCGTTTTGTCATCAGATTCTGTCTTCAG ACTATTTGATTTGTCATCTGATGTTGAACGAGCAGAGCAGGAATATTATCTGCAGCCCACTGAACCTGTAAGATGCAAAAAGGCTGCTTCATTCTGCCCTGTAGCGTTCTCATTCGGAGGCCAACATCTGTGGGACACATTTTCA ATTTTCATTGTTTTCAGTGATGGCTCGGTCTATATCCTCTGCCCAGTTGTTCCTTTTGGAAG TATCTGCCGTCGGACACACATTGAAGAGATCTATGAAGATATTAATATGTTTGGCTTGAATTCATCAGATTTAAAAGCTGTTAGCAACTCCCGTTTGGCCATTGATTGGTTGGAAGCTACGTTTCCTGAGCTGGCAGATCAATCAGCTGAAGGAGGCAGCACACTAGTCTCGACAGCTCATCCTTATGCCCCAATCGATGCATCACTTTCATTGCAG GGTCCTCTCACCAAAGTTTATCTCCGCGAGGGAAATAACAAATCTGAGGTTGAGAGCATTGCTGGTGGTGAAGGCAGGGTCGTTGATTTTCTTTACAGATCTATTGGCAAAGATTCAATTCTTGTGATTGCTTGGAGCAGTGGACAACTACAGATAGATGCTCTTGCAGATGAAGTCCAGCCTCAGTGGAATGTTGGTCCCTCTCCCCGTCTTCATCTTGATTCTTATGGTCATATAAAGGGTGTTGCAATGATTTGTGATTCAAGCTCAGAAGAAATTCCTATTTCAAAGTTTTGTCCTCCGGGATCAAATATCTCTATGGCAAATAGATCTAATCTGGGACATCCACCTCCTTTGCTACGATTGGCTATTGTAGATTTGGCACTATCAAAAAATGTGTTGGAGTGTTGCCCTTTGTCATTATTTCCTGATCCTCTTCTTGATCAGACATTTTACTGTCTCCATGGTGGCGGAATAGACTTAATTGCATTGCAGTTTCTGCCATTTACAAATCTGATACCTGACACAGATATGATAGGAAAGCCTCCTTTTGTATACCCTATTCTAAATACATGCAGTAGTGAATCTAGTGAATCTTGCTCGTCGGTGCTTTTTGGATTTGTTGCAATTGCTGACTTGTATGGTCACTCACAGATACTTAGCTTGTCAACATCATATGAGTTTATTGTGCTAGAAGTGAAGGCTTGGAATGAATTACTGCATTTACATGATGATAATGACAAAAGGTCTGCAGTTGATGTGGAAGCTTCTCTTCCTGAGGTCATAAGCAAAGATCTTCTCATTGGGCCAAAGGCCATTGCTATTCCTTCCTCAACAACTCTTCGTTCATTGACTGCTGATTCGATAGAGGGCCGATCAACTCTTCACCACTATATCAAGCTTTTCCGTGAGAACTATGTTGAATACGCACATAAG GTCTATGTGGAGCTCAAAGAACATGCTGGTTATCTGCAGACATTTCTCAACGACCAAAACAAACGCCTACGTGAAGCAAAACAGTCTATTTTGAACATTGAAGCCAAAGAAGCAGACATACGGAACCGGATCGACCGCTCCTTCAAAGTGTACGAGCTTCTGGATCAGCGTCTACAGAACTTCAGAAATCTGCCTGCCACAAACAAAAAACCATTGTCGAGAGCAGAACATGAATTCAAGGCCGAGCTCG ACAGGTTTGCAGATGTCGAGTTGGACGCATTACATTCTGCTATTCAAGCTTTGAATGCAAGGCTAAAGAGATTCTACCAATCTTCTTCACCAGCTAGTGCGACACCGAGGAGTCGGAAGAATGTCTCAAACACTCAGTTGTCGCAGATAAAATCATCACTCGAAATGCTCTCACTTCTGAACAAGGAGAATTCCAAGAAGGTGAAGCTTATCGAACACGGGTTGAAGAGCCACGAGAAATAG